One window of Bacillus sp. THAF10 genomic DNA carries:
- a CDS encoding threonine/serine exporter family protein: MAVENTKTIMEICLLAGRIMMEGGAETYRVEDTMTRIAASFGMEETHCFVTPTGIFMSLNGDNPSQLVRINVRTTDLEKVARVNQISRRIAAGEFTVKDAKDAFEDLEASHLLFPISLQILAAALVSGSFLIMFKGGWTDFLPAIIAGGLGYCGLLFIQHYTKVKFFAEFFAAFIIGIVTLVMVNLGIGKELDKIIIGSVMPLVPGLLITNAVRDLMAGHFVSGLSKGAEAFLTAFAIGAGVAVVFLSW, from the coding sequence ATGGCGGTGGAAAACACAAAAACAATAATGGAAATCTGTCTTCTCGCTGGGAGAATTATGATGGAGGGTGGAGCGGAAACATATCGTGTAGAGGATACAATGACAAGAATTGCAGCTTCATTTGGCATGGAGGAAACACATTGTTTTGTAACTCCAACTGGTATTTTTATGTCTTTAAATGGAGATAATCCCTCTCAACTTGTGAGAATTAATGTTCGGACTACCGATTTGGAAAAAGTAGCGCGAGTGAATCAAATTTCTCGAAGAATAGCAGCTGGAGAGTTCACTGTAAAAGATGCGAAAGATGCGTTTGAGGATTTGGAAGCGTCGCATTTACTTTTTCCAATTAGCTTGCAAATTTTAGCTGCGGCACTTGTAAGTGGATCCTTTCTCATTATGTTTAAAGGTGGATGGACAGATTTTTTACCAGCTATTATTGCAGGTGGATTAGGTTATTGTGGCCTCTTATTCATTCAACATTATACAAAAGTGAAATTTTTCGCGGAATTTTTTGCTGCCTTTATTATAGGCATAGTTACATTAGTTATGGTTAATTTAGGAATTGGTAAGGAGCTGGACAAGATTATTATTGGCTCAGTGATGCCACTTGTACCAGGGCTTTTAATAACAAATGCAGTACGGGATCTAATGGCAGGTCATTTTGTATCTGGGTTGTCTAAAGGGGCAGAAGCTTTCCTCACAGCTTTTGCCATCGGTGCAGGTGTGGCGGTTGTATTTCTCTCTTGGTAA
- the safA gene encoding SafA/ExsA family spore coat assembly protein produces MKTLQKYLITLLVVALVFGGSTAAFAATTHTVKSGDTMWKIAVKYQVGVSELISANPSINNPDLIYPGQRITIPEKGEGQTQEEKVAALVNQERAKYGLKPLKLNWELSRVARYKSQDMIDKRYFSHTSPTYGSPFQMIKDFGISYRAAGENIAAGQSSPQEVMNAWMNSEGHRKNILSSQYTEIGVGYAKGGQYGHYWTQMFITR; encoded by the coding sequence ATGAAAACTTTACAGAAATACCTCATAACTTTGTTGGTTGTCGCACTTGTTTTTGGTGGTAGTACGGCTGCATTTGCAGCAACAACTCATACGGTAAAATCCGGAGATACCATGTGGAAAATTGCGGTTAAATATCAGGTAGGTGTATCTGAGTTAATTTCTGCAAATCCTTCCATTAATAATCCGGACTTGATATACCCAGGTCAACGAATTACTATTCCAGAAAAAGGAGAAGGACAAACTCAGGAAGAAAAGGTAGCAGCTTTAGTGAATCAAGAGCGTGCTAAATATGGGCTTAAGCCATTAAAGTTGAATTGGGAGTTATCAAGAGTTGCAAGATATAAATCTCAGGATATGATAGACAAAAGGTACTTTAGTCATACATCTCCAACGTACGGATCTCCTTTTCAGATGATAAAAGATTTCGGGATTTCATACCGCGCTGCAGGTGAAAACATCGCTGCAGGTCAGAGCTCACCTCAAGAGGTGATGAACGCGTGGATGAACAGTGAAGGTCACCGTAAAAATATCCTATCAAGTCAGTACACCGAAATTGGTGTGGGCTATGCAAAAGGTGGCCAATACGGCCATTATTGGACTCAGATGTTTATTACTAGATAA
- a CDS encoding TetR/AcrR family transcriptional regulator — MPKIVDHEKRRVLISEATWRVIQKEGMEGATVRNIAKEAGLSLGALRHYFSTHEELLLYSMNLVKENAAKRMEKIAMGDLDPVEKVLRLLLEMIPTSSETRIEMEVWFAFMFHSLHKKETYVKYDDGIFTAILKMFDLLEHFGLLQEGIKKEEEAEILHALVDGLAIHGLVEPESLPRLKAEKLLNLHLQKIIKPKEAVTKGF; from the coding sequence ATGCCAAAAATTGTTGATCATGAGAAAAGAAGAGTTTTAATATCTGAAGCTACGTGGAGAGTTATTCAAAAAGAAGGAATGGAAGGAGCAACTGTCCGAAATATTGCAAAGGAGGCTGGGTTATCACTAGGAGCACTAAGGCATTATTTTTCCACACATGAAGAATTGTTGCTATATTCCATGAATTTAGTGAAAGAAAACGCAGCGAAAAGAATGGAAAAAATAGCCATGGGAGACCTAGATCCTGTTGAAAAAGTATTAAGGCTCTTGCTTGAAATGATACCCACATCATCGGAAACTAGAATAGAAATGGAAGTATGGTTTGCTTTTATGTTTCACTCACTACATAAAAAAGAAACCTATGTAAAGTATGATGACGGTATATTCACTGCGATATTGAAAATGTTTGATTTATTAGAGCACTTCGGATTATTGCAGGAGGGAATAAAGAAAGAAGAGGAAGCAGAGATTCTTCATGCTCTTGTAGACGGCCTCGCAATTCATGGTCTTGTTGAACCAGAAAGCTTACCTCGATTGAAAGCTGAAAAGCTGTTAAACTTACATTTGCAAAAAATAATT